The Thermodesulfovibrionales bacterium genomic sequence TCTTGTCATCTCCTTCTCCATAGCAATCTCTAACAACACCGATACCCCACTTTGGATGTCTGACCCTGCAGCCTGCTGGATAGGCTATTTCAGCAATCACTGCCTCTTTCCTTGGCTGAGCTATCTGTACATCCCTGACCTTCTCGAAAAGATAACAGCAGTTCTTCGGAATCTCACTAACAAATCTTGATGGTTCCTGCTGCTGAAGTTTAGAATATAGGCGCCTCTGCTTTACCGAGCTTAGTAAAAGCAGATCCTTTGCCCTCGTCATCGCAACATAAAAAAGCCTTCTTTCTTCAGAAAGATCTTCCGGAGTCTCAGCAACCTTAAAATAAGGAAGTATGCCTTCTTCAAGACCTATAATAAATACCACAGGAAACTCAAGTCCTTTAGCAATATGAATTGTCATGAGTGAAACAGCATCCTGAGCTGGCAGGTCATCAAGGTTTGTAAAAAGTGAAACCCTGTCCAGAAAATCCCTTACAGAATATCCCTCTGCAGATGCAAGAAGCTCCTCTATATTCTCTAATCTTTCTTCTTCGAGGCCTTCTGTATAGCCAGTTGCATTAATTATAAACCTGAGCGTTTCCTCTGCGCTGCCCTCTCTGAGAGATGAAAGCTCCTCAACCAGCTTAATAAATTCTATGAGCTTTTCCCTTGAAGTGGATACAAGAATATCAGACCTTGCTACATTTTTTAGAGCTTCAAAAAGACTTATGCCTTTTTTCTTGGCCTCCTGTTCGATCTTTGAAAGCGTCGCCTGACCTATGCCCCTCTGGGGAACATTTATGATTCTTCTGAGACTTATATTATCATTGTTATTAACAGCAAGCTTAATATAAGCAAGGATATCCTTTATCTCCTTTCTCTGATAAAAACTCATTCCACCCACTATCCTGTAAGGTATACCCTCTGATCTAAAGGCCTCTTCAATTGGCCTCATCAGCACATTCAACCTGTAAAGTACAGCAAAATCGCTGAACTGGTATCTACCTTTAAGGAAAAGATCCTTTATTGTCTTTGCAACATACTTTGCCTCATCTATCTCATTTGTGAGTCCCGCATAACATACCTTCTCACCTGCACCCCTGTCTGTCCAGAGCCTCTTTTCCTTTCTGTTTTCATTTTTTGATATTACAGCTCCTGAAACATCAAGGATATTTTGAGTGGAACGGTAATTCTTCTCAAGCTTTATGACCTTTGCATCGGGAAAATCCTTTTCAAAATTTATAATATTGCCAACATTTGCACCCCTGAATTTATATATGCTCTGATCATCATCACCAACAACACATATATTCCTGTGTCTTTCAGCAAGAAGTTTTAATAAATTATACTGGGCAATATTGGTATCCTGGAATTCATCTACAAGAATATAAGAAAAAAGTTCCTGATATCTCTGGAGTATCTTTGGCTCTTCCCTGAATAGCTTTACAGTTAGAAAGATAAGGTCATCAAAATCCAGTGCATTGGCTCTTTTCAATTCCTCCTGGTATCTCCTGTAAATTTTAGCAAGCCTCTCGTCAAAACCATAACTATCCCCTGATGTAATAAACTCCTCGGGGCTGATCAGGCAGGCCTTGAGATAACTTATCCGGGAGGCGATACCCCTGTAAAGGGCTTCATACATCCTGAATTCTTTAAGTATCTGCCTTATGAGATGGCACTGATCCTCTTCATCATAAATGCAGAATTCCGGAGTATATCCAAGTGCCTTTATCTCCTTTCTCAATATCTTGCTACATTGAGAATGGAAGGTACCTATCCAGGATGATGGACAGTCCGTTTTTAGTATCTCCCTTATCCTGGATTTCATTTCATCAGCAGCCTTGTTTGTGAATGTTACCGTGAAGATTGATCCTGCAGGTATTTTTTTGTTCTTTACGAGATAGGCATATTTGTAGGTTATAACCCTGGTTTTTCCGCTTCCTGCACCTGCCAGAACAAGCAGCGGACCCTTACAATGTAAAAGGGCCTCTTTCTGTTGCAGATTAAGGTCATCAAGGAATGAAGGCGTCTTAGACATTAATTAATTTTAACAGAATCTTAATCCTTATGGCAAGAAGTATGTTATAATTTTTTATGGCTATTTTAGAGATAAAGAAATTCCCTGATGAAGTCCTAAAGAGGAAGGCCCTTCCTGTTGAAGAGATAGATAGCAAGCTCCAGAGACTTATAGATGATATGATAGAGACTATGTATGCTGCTCCTGGAATTGGCCTTGCTGCCCCTCAGGTAGGAATATCAAGAAGATTAATAATTGTGGATGTAGGCTACAGGAATGGCAGATCCTCTTTGATAACTATTATTAATCCTGAATTAACACTTTCGCAGGACCTCATTGATTCAGAGGAAGGTTGTCTCAGCCTGCCGGGTCATGTGGTAAATCTTAAAAGATCTGCCAGGGTTATAGTAAAGGGTCTTAACAGAGATGGAAAACCAATTGAGCTAGAGGCAGAGGGGTTACTGGCAAGGGCACTGCAGCATGAGATAGACCATCTTGATGGAATACTCATTCTAGATAGACTTGGACCATTCAGAAGAGAGCTCCTTAAAAAGAAGATTTTAAGAGAAAGACGGGATTCCAGATTATAATGGGTTTAATTTTTTTTGGAACACCTGAATTTGCTGTTCCTTCGCTGAAGGTCCTTCTTGAAAATGAAATAGTAAGTCTTGTAATAACCCAGCCCCAGAAATTCAGGAGAGATGGAACGCCCATACCCATTCCTGTCAAGGAACTGGCAATTGAAAGAAATATTCCGGTACTACAGCCTGAAAGGATAAAGAACCCAGAATTTATAAATATACTGAAAAGATATCAACCCGAGTTTATCATTGTCGTTGCCTATGGGAAGATACTTCCACCGGAGATTCTCAGAATTCCTGAAAGATATGCCATAAATGTCCATGCATCTCTTCTTCCAAAATACAGAGGTGCTGCACCTATTCAATGGTCAATTATTAATGGTGAAAGGATAACAGGAATTACTACAATGGTGATGGATGAGGGACTTGATACAGGTAATATACTCCTTCAGGAAAAAATTGAAATAGGAGAGGATGAAGATGCAGTCAGCCTGTCAAAGAGGCTTTCCGAGCTTGGAGCAGGATTGCTTCTTAAGACAATAAACGAAATAAGAAAAGGTAATATTATTCCAAGACCACAGGTGGGAGAGCCATCCTATGCACCACCGCTAAAAAAAGAGGATGGACTTATTAACTGGAAGAGATCTGCCAGGGAAATTTATAACCTAATAAGAGGCACACAACCCTGGCCGTGTGCCTATACCTTTCTTGAAGGAGAAAGACTAATAATAACAAAGGCCTCAGTCATTGAAGGCAAAGGCGAACCAGGCAGGATAGAGTCTACAGAAAAAGCTTTCATAATCGGTACTGGAGAAGGTCTTCTCAATATTGTTGAAATCAAGCCAGAGGGCAAAAGAGCAATGGATGGAGTGGCATTCCTAAGAGGAAGAAGGCTCCAGAGGGGGGTTATCCTTGGCAAGTAGTTACAGGATAATGCGGGGTTTCGTTCTGAAGATGCTATATCCTGTATTCATGTTCATAGGGGTATTTTTTAAGTCAAAAAAGGAATCCCTCCAGTCACTTATAATAAGATTAAACAACCTGCTTGTACGGTTAGAAAAAATCTCTGCAAAGAAAATATTATTACTGCTTCCCCATTGCATCCAAATAAATGAATGTGCTATAAGACTCACCCATAATATAAAACTTTGCAGGGGATGTGGCAGGTGCGAGATAAAAGATCTAATTGAGATTGGAGACAGATATGGTATAAATCTCTTTGTTGCTACCGGAGGAACACTTGCAAGACGGATTGTCAGGGATGTCATGCCTGAGGCAATAGTGGCTGTTGCCTGCGAAAGGGACCTCTCAAGCGGGATGGTTGATACCTACCCTTTACCCGTAATAGGTATTCCAAATGAAAGACCCTTTGGTCCCTGCATGAATACCAGGGTGGATCTCAGCCTTGTAAAAGAAGCTATAGAATTTTTATCATATAAAAAAGAAAGTTAAACTGCGTTCTTAAAAAATTTCCTGAAAAAGGTAAGGATATGGCATTTTCTTTGAGAAATTCAGAAAGGACTGTAATGATAGCACCTTCTATTCTCAGCGCTAATTTTCTTAAACTTGAAGAAGAACTAACAAAAACAGAAGAGGCAGGGGCTGATATGCTCCATATTGATATAATGGATGGTCATTTTGTCCCCAATATTACCATAGGACCTTTCGTGGTAGAATTCATAAGAAAGGCAACAAAACTGCCTCTTGATGTCCATCTCATGATTGAAGAGCCAGACAGGTATATAAAAGACTTCATATCTGCTGGTGCAGACTGGATTACAGTGCATTATGAAGCCCTTAAACATCTTCACAGAACTATAAACTGGATAAGAGACAGTGGAGCCAAACCCGGTGTTTCCCTCAATCCCGCTACGCCTATCTGGAGCCTGAATCATATCCTTCATGATATTGATATGGTTCTCATCATGTCAGTAAATCCTGGATTTGGTGGTCAGATTTTCATACCTCAGAGTCTTGAAAAGATAAAAATCCTCAAAGAAATGATAAGGGAAAGGGGACTCCATACACTTATTGAGGTTGATGGTGGAATAAAGATTGATAATGCAAGAAAGGTTGCTGAAGCAGGTGCTGATATACTTGTAATGGGTTCAGGTTTTTATAATTCAAAGGATTATAAATCACTGATGAAGGAGTTAAGGGAAGTACTTGAAGGCTGAAGAAATTTTCAATAAAGCAGAAAAATTAAGAGAACGGGCAGAATATAAAAAAGCCCTTCAATTATATAAAAAGGCTTTGATAAATTCCACAAAAAAGGGTGAT encodes the following:
- a CDS encoding UvrD-helicase domain-containing protein yields the protein MSKTPSFLDDLNLQQKEALLHCKGPLLVLAGAGSGKTRVITYKYAYLVKNKKIPAGSIFTVTFTNKAADEMKSRIREILKTDCPSSWIGTFHSQCSKILRKEIKALGYTPEFCIYDEEDQCHLIRQILKEFRMYEALYRGIASRISYLKACLISPEEFITSGDSYGFDERLAKIYRRYQEELKRANALDFDDLIFLTVKLFREEPKILQRYQELFSYILVDEFQDTNIAQYNLLKLLAERHRNICVVGDDDQSIYKFRGANVGNIINFEKDFPDAKVIKLEKNYRSTQNILDVSGAVISKNENRKEKRLWTDRGAGEKVCYAGLTNEIDEAKYVAKTIKDLFLKGRYQFSDFAVLYRLNVLMRPIEEAFRSEGIPYRIVGGMSFYQRKEIKDILAYIKLAVNNNDNISLRRIINVPQRGIGQATLSKIEQEAKKKGISLFEALKNVARSDILVSTSREKLIEFIKLVEELSSLREGSAEETLRFIINATGYTEGLEEERLENIEELLASAEGYSVRDFLDRVSLFTNLDDLPAQDAVSLMTIHIAKGLEFPVVFIIGLEEGILPYFKVAETPEDLSEERRLFYVAMTRAKDLLLLSSVKQRRLYSKLQQQEPSRFVSEIPKNCCYLFEKVRDVQIAQPRKEAVIAEIAYPAGCRVRHPKWGIGVVRDCYGEGDDKKIMVNFPSVGIKRLAVKFANLERLG
- the def gene encoding peptide deformylase, producing the protein MAILEIKKFPDEVLKRKALPVEEIDSKLQRLIDDMIETMYAAPGIGLAAPQVGISRRLIIVDVGYRNGRSSLITIINPELTLSQDLIDSEEGCLSLPGHVVNLKRSARVIVKGLNRDGKPIELEAEGLLARALQHEIDHLDGILILDRLGPFRRELLKKKILRERRDSRL
- the fmt gene encoding methionyl-tRNA formyltransferase; this encodes MGLIFFGTPEFAVPSLKVLLENEIVSLVITQPQKFRRDGTPIPIPVKELAIERNIPVLQPERIKNPEFINILKRYQPEFIIVVAYGKILPPEILRIPERYAINVHASLLPKYRGAAPIQWSIINGERITGITTMVMDEGLDTGNILLQEKIEIGEDEDAVSLSKRLSELGAGLLLKTINEIRKGNIIPRPQVGEPSYAPPLKKEDGLINWKRSAREIYNLIRGTQPWPCAYTFLEGERLIITKASVIEGKGEPGRIESTEKAFIIGTGEGLLNIVEIKPEGKRAMDGVAFLRGRRLQRGVILGK
- a CDS encoding DUF116 domain-containing protein, whose product is MASSYRIMRGFVLKMLYPVFMFIGVFFKSKKESLQSLIIRLNNLLVRLEKISAKKILLLLPHCIQINECAIRLTHNIKLCRGCGRCEIKDLIEIGDRYGINLFVATGGTLARRIVRDVMPEAIVAVACERDLSSGMVDTYPLPVIGIPNERPFGPCMNTRVDLSLVKEAIEFLSYKKES
- the rpe gene encoding ribulose-phosphate 3-epimerase; this translates as MAFSLRNSERTVMIAPSILSANFLKLEEELTKTEEAGADMLHIDIMDGHFVPNITIGPFVVEFIRKATKLPLDVHLMIEEPDRYIKDFISAGADWITVHYEALKHLHRTINWIRDSGAKPGVSLNPATPIWSLNHILHDIDMVLIMSVNPGFGGQIFIPQSLEKIKILKEMIRERGLHTLIEVDGGIKIDNARKVAEAGADILVMGSGFYNSKDYKSLMKELREVLEG